The genomic region AAGTGTAATGGGAATGGTGATGAGCGATAGGATAGCGAGTATCAGGTGGAGACTCACAAGGTATTCACGTTTTCCACCTGCTTGTTGTATTCTTTGCAAATGTAATGGCGCAGCCGGGCAGGAGACCAGGATGGCCAGTCCGGCAGCGACATGTTTGGGAGGATGTAAAAAATAAATGAGAAGGAATGCGCACAATGGGACCACAACATCAACAGCCACCAATGATCGCAGTAATAGACCCCTGCGTTTCCGGAAAAAAAATAAATCATCATAAGAATACGTGAGTCCCTGGGCAAACATCTGAAAGATGACCGATATTGTCAGCGCCAGTCCAAGATAGTTCATGTATTCCTTGGGCATCAGGAGATAGGATTTATTTTTGACGAAATTATGAAGATGATGCCATATTACAAAATATTAGATCATCAGTATAAAAGTATCCGTTACCTGTTTCATTATAAATTTCTGGTCGGTTATATCTCAATCACGTCACCTGGTTCAGGAAGCAGAGGTTGCAGACCATAGCGATGCCTGATGATTTCAGCTAGTGGCTCCCGTCCGCGTGTTTCACCGTGGATCAGGACAGTTAGAGGGCGTGTTGAGGCAACGGCATCAAACCAGTGCAACAGGTCTGTTTGACCGGCATGGGCGCTGAATCCTCCGAGTTTATGGATGGTTGCCCTGACAGCTATTTTCTCACCAAAGATCGATACGGTCCTGGCGCCGTCAACAAGCCTGCGGCCAAGCGTTCCTTCAGCCTGGTAGCCGACGATGATGACTGATGTTTCCGGCCGCCAAAGATTATGCCGCAGGTGGTGAAGTATGCGTCCTGCATTGCACATGCCTGATCCTGCCATGATCAGGCAGGGTCCCCTGACTTCATTGAGAGCCTTCGATTCTTCAGGCGTAGATGTAGAAATTACATCGCTTAAATCAGCCCTGAGGTATCCTTTTCGTATAAGCTCCATGGATTCTTTATCCCATAGCTCATGATGCCTTGCATAGATTTTTGTCGCTTCAATAGCCATGGGACTGTCCAAATAAACAGGAAACCGAGGAATAGCATTATCATGGAATGCTGCAGCAAGATAATACAGGAGCTGTTGTGTGCGTCCGACAGCGAAAGCCGGCACTAAAATCTTGCCTCGCTCCTGAATGGCCTGCCTGATGATGTCTTCGGCCTCAAGAATGGTATCTTCCAATGATCGGTGATCACGGTCACCATAGGTGGATTCCATGAATACCACATCTGCATTATGGAACGGCACAGCATCCTTTAATATGGCCATATCATGCGGACCAATATCACCTGAGAAGACAGCCACTTTCTTTCTTCCATCTTCCTCAG from Bacteroidota bacterium harbors:
- a CDS encoding MBL fold metallo-hydrolase, whose translation is MKITLYGAAGGVTGSLFYVKTQNAGVVIDCGLFQGNKKADLMNRKLPPISLKRLDAIVLTHAHLDHCGRLPLFIKYGYDHPVYATPATIEMVGLILHDAVRVQASDIEHLNRRRLRKGKEPTKPLYDIEDVERTLQLLQPIPYNRPVEVAPGILVQATEAGHILGSASLKVIAEEDGRKKVAVFSGDIGPHDMAILKDAVPFHNADVVFMESTYGDRDHRSLEDTILEAEDIIRQAIQERGKILVPAFAVGRTQQLLYYLAAAFHDNAIPRFPVYLDSPMAIEATKIYARHHELWDKESMELIRKGYLRADLSDVISTSTPEESKALNEVRGPCLIMAGSGMCNAGRILHHLRHNLWRPETSVIIVGYQAEGTLGRRLVDGARTVSIFGEKIAVRATIHKLGGFSAHAGQTDLLHWFDAVASTRPLTVLIHGETRGREPLAEIIRHRYGLQPLLPEPGDVIEI